CATGCCcagtgtgtgcatgggggggtgGCATGAGGGGGTGGGcatggcaggggctggagggagctgcGTGTGGGTGTCCTGCTTGCATCTGACCTTCttgctgccccccccgccccccccaggctggaggaggagataCACAGGCGTGAGGATGCAGAGAACAACCTGGTGCTGTTccggaaggtgtgtgtgtgtttgagggcggggtggggtggcagCGGCAGCAAGGGGCTCTGGACTGTGTTCACCTGCCCCCTCTTGttgcacactcacacacacatacttgcATGCactcttgttcacatgcttgtgcATGTCTTTGATCACATACACTCTTGCACACTCATGTACAAACATGTCCTTGCAGGTGCACTGCACCCGCGTGCACAAGCCCTGGGATCAGTGGGCTCTCGTTGCCATTTAAAGGACACCATGTGGGCCCCGTGCATCGGGGGGGGACACGTGGAGCTGAGAGCCGGACGTCTCCCTGTCCAGGCCGCATGTGCAAACGTGTGTGATCCAGAGCCCAGCAGTGCGAagacctggccccagctctgctctggccttgctcttgggacaggagtggggaggggggctgggacagggttCCTCCCTGTCCCGTTGGGCAGACCTGTGGGCGCGTGCACCCAGGAACATCATCCATATGATGGGGTCCACGTGCTTAGCATGTTCACCCAGGCATGTACAGAGAGACACGTATGGCCCACGGGTGGTCACACAGGCACTTGCATAAAGACAGACGTGCAAAAACAGCCCTTCAGGGTGTATGCCCACACGTGCAGTCACAGAATATAAAACCTGGACACAGTGTCCCCATGCCCTCCATGCAAGGAGAGGGACTGGCAGGCCACACTGCCCTCtacgtgccccccaccccaccgtgGGCCTGTCCCTGGCACTtggccccctgcctcccccctccacAGGATGTGGATGACGCCACCCTCTCCCGCCTGGAGCTGGAACGCAAGATCGAGTCGCTGATGGACGAGATCGAGTTCCTGAAGAAGCTGCACGAGGAGGTAGGAGGAGGGTGGGGGCCCAAGGGGAGGGAcaggagggtgtggggggctgcGAGGGCATTCGGGGGTGGCTTGGTCctgtgggggaagaagagggcaGCAACGGCTCAGGTGGCACATTGATGTGGGGCCCTGACAGCTctgccccactgccctcccacgCTGGCCCAGGGAGACCCCAgctgggcgggggggcgggggggaaacaGGACTCCGCAGTAGCCAGCCCGGAGAGCCCAGGGACCTTTCCGCCATCTCGTGGTGAAGAGCAGAactgcagctgcagtgcagccccaccctgcaccaggctgcagcaCACCAGGGCAAGAGGGGGGCACAGACTGGGGACCCCAGTGCTAGGCTCAGGATTAAACTTGTGGGTGCAGCTGGGGCCGCACATGAGGCAGATTGCAGGGCGTCTCATGGCCCGTCTTGTCCCCGTGCATGTGGCTGGCATGTACAGGAGCTGCGTGACCTGCAGGTGAGCGTTCAAAGCCAGCAGGTGCAGGTGGAGATGGAGACGGTCAAGCCGGACCTGACGGCCGCGCTGCGTGACATCCGCACCCAGTACGAGAGCATCGCGGTGAAGAACCTGCAGGAGTCCGAGGAGTGGTACAAGTCCAAGGTACTGGCGCCAGGCGTAGCCCTGGGGCAGAGGTGCCCCATACGCTCACTGTGCTGCCAGCGCCAGCagggggagccgggggggggcacatggggcatggctgctcctgctggggggcagggaacaaGCTCACCTGCAGGGAGCTCCCCCTGCACCTTGCTGAGGTAGCATTTGGGGGGTCCTAAAACCCCCTCCCCGacgctccctccctctcccagtttGCTGACCTGTCGGATGCGGCCAACCGGAACCATGAGGCACTGCGCCAGGCCAAGCAGGAGATGAACGAGTCCCGGAGGCAGATCCAGAGCCTGACCTGCGAGGTGGACGGGCTGAAGGGAACTGTGAGTACTGTTTGGTGGGGTAGGGGgaccccagctccccagcactgctgAGGGAAGAGCACCCCCCCAGTGaagctctctgcagcagctggttaTATTCCCCATGCCTGAAtcacagccctgcagcacagctccccTGGGATGGGGTgtagggggggcggggagagaccAGGCCCACTCGGACCAGGAGTCTGATGCCTGCTCTCCACCCCGTGGCCAGAATGAGGCGCTGCTGCGCCAGATGCGGCAGCTGGAGGACCAGTATGGGGTGGAGATCGGCAGCTACCAGGACACGGTGGGGCGGCTGGAGCAGGAGATCCAGCACCTGAAGGAGGAGATGGCGCGGCACCTGCGTGAGTACCAGGACCTGCTCAATGTGAAGATGGCGCTGGACATTGAGATTGCCACCTACCGCAAGCTGCTGGAGGGCGAGGAGAACAGGTGGGTGCGGCACTGGGGAGCCCGGCTGGCAAGCGCCATGGGGGGGGCCTCTGTCACTCATTGTGCTGTTTGACCCTCCCCCAGGATCACGATCCCCATCCACTCGCTGGCCTCCCTCAGCATGAAAACGTCAGGTGAGTGTGCAGCCCCGGCCAGGGGGTGTctctggccctgcctcccccaggagTCTCCGCCCTTCCCCAGCCAGGTTTTTCGGGGCTCCCTGGGTGTCTGGGGTGTCACTGGCCTCTGCCAATCACACAGGGTCAGCTGCGTCCAGCTGCTCTCGCTGGGGAGCCTGGCCAAGAACTCTGCTGTCGCTGAGCGGTATCGTTAGGGGCAGCACCTTCCCGTTGGGGAATCTTCCCCAGTCCTGGTGCACACCCAGCCCAGGGCTTGGAGGCCTCACCCTCGGGGTGGGCCAGGGGGGGAGTCCAGtggctccagccccttcccctcttatggcctccctgcaccccctgcccagtgcctgAGCCGGAGCAGACCATGGAGAGCCATACCAGGAAAATGGTTCTGATCAAAACCATTGAGACCCGGAATGGAGAGGTGAGTCTCCCCgtcggggtggggagctgccagggtgCAATGTGCCAAGCAGAGGGTATCAGGGTGTTGGGGGAGGTGGTCAGGGCATGCCCAGGCCTGTGAAGAGGTTCCCTGAGGGTTCAGCTGTCATTCAAATCCTAGCGTTACAGGCACATGCAAGGAGAGGTAGCAGTGTCCagcggttagagcagggaggcaggactcctgggttctatggcCAGCTAAGGGTGGAGTGaactagtggttggagcaggggagggacccaggatgcctgggttctgtacAAAGCTACTGGGGAGCATGGTGTAGTGGCTacagcagggagccccaggacttctgggttctgttcctagctctgcctctCTTGGGCTAAGTGATTCCCCTCTCTGTGCTGGGGATaacactggggcagggggctctgggaccTGTCAGAAGGGCTCCAGGATCCTCGGTGGCAGGGGGCGTAGCCAGGcgctggggctgaggggtctaATCCTGTGGTCTTGGTTCCAACCCCCCACTTGGCAGGTGGTGACTGAGTCGAGAAAGGAGCAGAGAAGTGAGCTGGACAAGTGATGCAGGCGCCAGGCCTCTGCCCTGGACCCAGCCGATGGCGTGAAACTGCGagacccctgctgcagccccccacctGCTCCCAGCCAGACTGGCCTTATTACTTCTGATACCTCTGCCACCCTGCCCAGCCCTCGTGCACCCGGAGCGGGGAGCTCAGCCATACCCACtcacagcccagggcaggggctccCACTGGGAAAGGAGTGAGGgggccctgcctcctgctcccccgTCCCTTTGCCCCTCACCACAGGCCGTTTCCTCTGGCCCTCCCCTGCCCTATGCCTTTGGATCTGACCTGGTTGcttttcctgccccagctctgccttggggggtgggggtgagggagtgaCCTTCCCAGACTACATGTACTGAGCTGGTAAAGCAGCATCCTGGCTCCCCctccagctgctgcctgtgctctgcCCACATGAACCCTGAGCCCAGTCACCAGATCTGGTCCTGCTGCTCAATCCCACCATGATTCCCACTCCCAAGGTAGAGGCCTTGACCGAGTTTGGTACTAAAGACGAGTCTGATGCTGAAGCTGATTCCAGAGAGGAACTGTCCTGGCTCTGAGATCCATCCTGAACTCTGGAGGGATGCTACCTCCCACCAGCTGTTCTCAGGGCTGACATGGTTCCTGATGAGAGTACAAGGGTCAGTGCTGTACCAGAGACTCCTGTTTCTGAGTGTGAGACCAATGTCTGATACCACAGTCTGACATGGTGTCTGTTCCTAGTACTGGGTGAGGCCAGGCCCTCAAATTCTGACACTTATCAGGCCAGAAAGTGCATTTTAGTACAAACACCAATGGCTGGGACTACTGCCCACTGTTGGATTTCTAGCCTGAGTGTGCTCAGCCTGGATTCCTGCTCCCCAGGTAAAATCCCAGTACAAATGGCTGATGCTGAAGCAGTTCCTAGTCCTGGTACTGCCTCTTTCCAATGCTGCTGAATCTCCGTCTGGATTCTCATTTGTGCTGCTGAGTAGCAGCTGGGAGTGATCCGTTTCCTAAGGTTCTCACCATTTTTAACACCTGGTACTGCTGCCTGCTCCTGACACTGATTTCTGCTTTGATCCCAAATTCCAGCCCTGAAAGAGATAAGTGTGTCAGGTGCTGCACAACAGTGCTGAGtgagacggggggaggggggtgagctAATGCCTggtatgggaccaacttctgtgggtgaaagagacaagcagttggtccaagaaaagagaTTAACTCCTCCACCTTGTGTTGCTAGTAGCCTGGGCCGCAACGGGCAATAGTGACTGTCCAGTGCAGTCCCTAAGGGTGAATCCTTCCCCAAGgagccctgctggggcactgagGCTCAGTTCTCATTTTGATGCGGATCCCTGCCTGTTTTTTTAGTTCTCCTCTGACATGGGAGAGTTTCTTCTCGCCATTCTCAGCACTggctccaggggcggctctaggcattttgctaccctaagcacggcaagcaggctgcctttggcggcatgcctgcgggaggtctgccggagCCAGGGtcccagcagaccctctgcaggcagcctgcctgctgccctcgtggtgaccggcagagtgcccccagtggcttgccgccccaagcatgcgcttggcatgctggtatgtggagccgcccctgactggcTCCAATACTTGAACAGATGGAACGATGTTTCCTGCTGCCAAAATGTGCTGCTATCCCAGCTCAGTAGCGATTCCTGAGCCCAATTCCTGCTGCTCACACCAAGCCCTACGGTGCTTTTCCAATTCTGCTCCTATGAGTGAGTCCCGAAGCATATTCCCTGAGCCTGACTGCGGCTGAATATGCAGTCCCCAAATGCTTTACCCCACTGCCACCCTCACGTCTGTGCTCTGGCCACCTGGCCGCACATGCTGTGCCTGACTCTCCGATCTACCTCCCTTGTCCCAGGCCTGCCTTTGTTAACGAGGGGGCTGGGGTAGGGACCCCTCACCCTGCTGGAGTGAGACACACTGGGGGCTCTGAGTAGCTGCAGGCTCGTTGCTTTGGTGCTCCCTGATCTGCCTGAACGACGACTGTTGCCCAGCGCTCGAGCGTGGTGTTGAATGTGCCCCGTCTTGCTTTACTGGCCACTAAAGATCATACTGAGGAATTGCTTGTGTCTGCTTCTAGTCTGTGCCTCCTTGTCCAAATGTCTGCTATTTCCTCCCCCTcagtggaggggaaaaggggggagaGGCCTCAACTTTGACCCCTTGAGGCAGTGCCCGCTAAGGTGCCCCTGTCTGAAGTGAGCTGGGAGCTCTTAGAGGGCAAGTGGTGCCCTCGCAAAATATCCTCACCCCACTTGGACCTAGCA
This DNA window, taken from Chelonoidis abingdonii isolate Lonesome George chromosome 26, CheloAbing_2.0, whole genome shotgun sequence, encodes the following:
- the PRPH gene encoding peripherin, translated to MGLEEEIHRREDAENNLVLFRKDVDDATLSRLELERKIESLMDEIEFLKKLHEEELRDLQVSVQSQQVQVEMETVKPDLTAALRDIRTQYESIAVKNLQESEEWYKSKFADLSDAANRNHEALRQAKQEMNESRRQIQSLTCEVDGLKGTNEALLRQMRQLEDQYGVEIGSYQDTVGRLEQEIQHLKEEMARHLREYQDLLNVKMALDIEIATYRKLLEGEENRITIPIHSLASLSMKTSVPEPEQTMESHTRKMVLIKTIETRNGEVVTESRKEQRSELDK